In Thermodesulfobacteriota bacterium, the sequence CCTGAAAAACCATGGTGCCATGTATATGGAATTTTTTATCACGCCATCGATATTCGGTATATCATTGCTTTACCCTTATAAAGAATTTTTTTTTAATCAACAAGTAAAAATTTTAACCCGTTTTACTCAATTATAAACGCTTTCCCTGACAAACGCCTATTTATTCGCCACAGGGGGGTGCAACAAATCATACCCGGGAAATAAAAATGAATTTTGCCAACAAACTGGTTGCTCTGGATCGAATTTACCAGATTTATGATCATTTTACCAAAGGGCTTGACCTGGCATGTAAAAGATACTGTGCCGACTGCTGCACGCGTAATGTGACCCTGACCACCCTTGAAGGGTATAAAATTGCGGATTTTTTGAAGCAAAGGGGAAAAACGGATCTGTATGCCAACATTAAAACCGTTTTGTATAAAAAACGCTTTTCTCCCGAAATGACCATGAATATGCTGGCAGAACTGTGCCGTCAGGGAAAGGATATTCCTCAGGAGGAAATTGATGTCCGGTGGGGGGAATGTCCCCTTTTAACCAATAACGAATGTCCGATTTACCCGGTGAGGCCTTTTGGATGCCGGTGCTTTGTGTCAGGCACCCGTTGTGGGGAAACCGGTTATGCAGAAGTCGATCCCTTTGTTTTAACGGTTAATAGCCTATTTTTACAATACATCGAACACGTTGACCGGGACGGTTATTTTGGCAACCTGAGCGATGTTCTCCTGTTCATGAGAACTGATGAAAACGGCAAATTGCTCGAAAAAGGAAATTTAAATTATCAACAGACGCGGATGATACCCAACCGGCCGATGAAAGCCCTATTCGTCCCACCTGAACACAAAGCCAGGATAAAGCCGATCTTAAGCGCACTTAAAAACAGAACGGCATATTTGGGGTTGTAATCCATCCATCGGGACGGTATAAAAAACAAAGGGTGAGTGATGTTTTTATTACTCCCTGAAATACAACTGTAAAACCAGCATTGATAATGGGGTTACCTGGCTGAAATGAAAAACAAAAGCAAAAAAGCCCTGGTCACCGGGGGCGCCGGATTTATCGGGTCGCATCTTGCCGATGCCTTGGTGTCGGCCGGATGGCAGGTTTCAGTGATAGACAACCTGTCCACCGGGAAGCTTTCCAATCTGGAACAGGTTAGGGACAAAATATCATTTTATAAAGGGGACATCCTTGATGAAGTCGTTTTGCAGAAAGCGGTTAAAAACTGCGATGTGATATTCCACCAGGCAGCCATCGTTTCCGTGCCATTGTCTATAGAAAAACCTGTTCACTCGGCCAGGGTAAATGAAATGGGAACGCTTGCAGTGCTGGAGTCTGCCAGGAAAAACAACGTCAGGCGGGTGGTTAGCGCAAGCTCAAGTGCGGTTTACGGGGATGACCCACAGCTCCCCAAGAGTGAAAATATGGCTTTAAAACCGCTCAGTCCCTATGCGGTGCAAAAACTGGCCGGTGAATATTATTCCGCGCTCTACCACAAGCTTTACGGACTTGAAACCGTTTGTATGCGTTATTTTAATGTGTATGGACCGAGGCAGGATCCCACCTCTCCTTATTCCGGCGTTATTTCAATCTTTATGTCAAAGGCGGTGTCTCAAAAAACCCCTG encodes:
- a CDS encoding YkgJ family cysteine cluster protein, with the translated sequence MNFANKLVALDRIYQIYDHFTKGLDLACKRYCADCCTRNVTLTTLEGYKIADFLKQRGKTDLYANIKTVLYKKRFSPEMTMNMLAELCRQGKDIPQEEIDVRWGECPLLTNNECPIYPVRPFGCRCFVSGTRCGETGYAEVDPFVLTVNSLFLQYIEHVDRDGYFGNLSDVLLFMRTDENGKLLEKGNLNYQQTRMIPNRPMKALFVPPEHKARIKPILSALKNRTAYLGL
- a CDS encoding SDR family oxidoreductase, encoding MKNKSKKALVTGGAGFIGSHLADALVSAGWQVSVIDNLSTGKLSNLEQVRDKISFYKGDILDEVVLQKAVKNCDVIFHQAAIVSVPLSIEKPVHSARVNEMGTLAVLESARKNNVRRVVSASSSAVYGDDPQLPKSENMALKPLSPYAVQKLAGEYYSALYHKLYGLETVCMRYFNVYGPRQDPTSPYSGVISIFMSKAVSQKTPVIYGDGNQYRDFIFIQDVVKANLLASSTDGASGKVFNAGTGQYVTINGLWEMACELSGVNIKPEHEAPKPGDIVESVANIDQARKILGFNPEYSFKNGLEITFNWYQKNR